The proteins below come from a single Dermatophilaceae bacterium Soc4.6 genomic window:
- a CDS encoding MFS transporter, whose protein sequence is MTPTRPDLRRLLGHPAYRRLWLARTVSQVGDVAQFTTLALLLVALTGSGLGVSGAVLAEIVPVLLLAPLAGSLVDRLPRVRVMVTADLARVLLAGALAVWHDSALIAYAVAFSLSCGQVFFSPAAQSLLPSVVDDDELVVANSGIWTAAVTAQILVAPVAALLAVNVGFGVAFAVNAVSFALSAAILGGLREPTRATPVQVANPFAHAREAVATLAVLPLLRALAAGQFLAALSAGATSALLVVLAHDRLGGDSSFGLLVAAIGAGAALGPLLLLRHITDPRRPLFVFGPYAVRGAVDLVLAVSTSVPLAAGALLFYGVSTSTGNVTFSSLIQSHVPEDLRGRAFAGFDMLWQTGRLLSLLGGGLLADAVGIQAVYLLGGLLLLTAAAVGSLAARAAAQQSDQSGYTGTPTP, encoded by the coding sequence GTGACCCCGACTCGACCGGACCTGCGCAGGCTCTTGGGGCACCCTGCCTACCGCCGGCTCTGGTTGGCTCGGACCGTCTCGCAGGTCGGCGACGTCGCCCAGTTCACGACCCTGGCGCTGCTGCTGGTCGCGCTGACGGGCTCGGGGCTCGGCGTGTCCGGGGCGGTGCTGGCCGAGATCGTCCCGGTACTCCTGCTCGCGCCACTCGCTGGCAGCCTGGTGGACCGCCTCCCGCGCGTGAGGGTGATGGTCACCGCCGACCTTGCCCGGGTCCTGCTCGCCGGGGCCTTGGCCGTCTGGCACGACAGCGCACTCATCGCCTACGCGGTCGCCTTCAGCCTGTCCTGCGGGCAGGTGTTCTTCTCGCCAGCCGCGCAGTCGCTGCTACCTTCCGTCGTGGACGACGACGAGCTCGTCGTCGCGAACAGCGGCATCTGGACCGCTGCGGTCACTGCCCAGATCCTCGTGGCGCCCGTCGCGGCCCTGCTCGCCGTCAACGTCGGGTTCGGGGTGGCTTTCGCCGTCAACGCTGTCAGCTTCGCCCTCAGTGCGGCGATCCTGGGGGGCCTGCGCGAACCCACACGGGCCACGCCAGTCCAGGTCGCCAACCCGTTTGCGCACGCCCGCGAGGCCGTCGCGACCCTGGCCGTGCTGCCGCTGCTCAGGGCACTCGCTGCCGGGCAGTTCCTGGCAGCCTTGTCCGCCGGCGCCACTAGCGCGCTGCTCGTCGTCCTCGCCCACGACCGCCTCGGCGGTGATAGCAGCTTCGGCCTGCTCGTCGCGGCGATCGGGGCCGGCGCGGCCCTGGGGCCGCTGCTGCTCCTGCGTCACATCACCGATCCACGACGCCCGCTGTTCGTCTTCGGCCCCTACGCCGTCCGCGGGGCCGTCGACCTCGTCCTCGCTGTATCGACCAGCGTCCCCCTCGCCGCGGGCGCGCTGCTGTTCTACGGGGTGTCCACCTCGACCGGCAACGTCACCTTCAGCAGCCTCATCCAATCCCACGTCCCGGAGGACCTCCGCGGTCGGGCCTTCGCCGGTTTCGACATGCTCTGGCAGACGGGCCGGCTTCTGAGCCTGCTCGGGGGCGGACTCCTCGCGGACGCCGTCGGGATCCAAGCCGTCTACCTACTCGGGGGCCTACTGCTCCTCACCGCCGCGGCTGTCGGATCACTCGCGGCCCGCGCCGCCGCCCAGCAGAGCGACCAATCCGGATACACGGGAACGCCTACTCCCTAG
- a CDS encoding multicopper oxidase domain-containing protein has protein sequence MPGLLTTVAGYNGLFPGPTIRARQGTRIELRMRNGYPVKGLVYPQAIDIVTHLHGSESLPQYDGYANDITVPGSVKTYYYPNTQEACTLWYHDHRHMVTAQNVYSGMAAFFPMSDPFEQAQLPQGEFDVPLMVSDAEFSADGSLAFDDNDTTGLWGDVILVNGVPWPTMRVKPRIYRFRVLNASIGRSYRFTLSNGDPVHLVATDAGMLPVVQTLQSWRHGNAERYEILIDFRGYRVGQSVDLRNLSNKNNVDFANTDKIMRFQVVADSGPASTFTAVPTTLDPGPAPDAARGGIPTMDLTPAMAVAKRHLLFERKDGEWTINGVSWAGVEASGFTELCANPQPFSVEQWTITNSSGGWFHPVHIHLINGKIIARNTHGGMPFAWEQGPKDVFYAGEGESVTALIQFAPQPHGNGRFMVHCHNITHEDHDMMVQFSVGNPTDNDPVTSDPAVPDPLPPDAFPPVYRPELPPGT, from the coding sequence GTGCCGGGCTTGTTGACCACGGTGGCCGGGTACAACGGACTCTTCCCGGGTCCGACCATCAGGGCGAGACAGGGCACCCGGATCGAGCTGCGGATGCGCAACGGCTACCCGGTCAAGGGTCTCGTCTACCCCCAGGCCATCGACATCGTCACGCACCTGCACGGCTCGGAGTCGCTGCCCCAGTACGACGGGTACGCCAACGACATCACCGTCCCGGGGTCCGTGAAGACCTACTACTACCCCAACACCCAGGAGGCCTGCACGCTGTGGTATCACGACCACCGGCACATGGTCACCGCCCAGAACGTGTACTCCGGGATGGCTGCCTTCTTCCCCATGTCCGACCCCTTCGAGCAGGCGCAGCTGCCCCAGGGTGAGTTCGATGTGCCGCTCATGGTCTCGGACGCGGAGTTCAGCGCCGACGGCTCACTCGCGTTCGACGACAACGACACCACGGGGCTGTGGGGAGACGTCATCCTCGTCAACGGGGTGCCGTGGCCGACGATGCGGGTCAAGCCTCGGATCTACCGGTTCCGGGTGCTGAACGCCTCGATCGGACGTTCGTACCGCTTCACCCTGTCCAACGGAGACCCGGTCCACCTCGTGGCCACCGACGCGGGGATGCTGCCCGTCGTCCAGACCCTCCAGTCCTGGCGGCACGGCAACGCCGAGCGCTACGAGATCCTCATCGACTTCCGCGGGTACCGGGTCGGGCAGAGCGTCGACCTGCGCAACCTCAGCAACAAGAACAACGTCGACTTCGCCAACACCGACAAGATCATGCGCTTCCAGGTGGTGGCCGACTCCGGGCCGGCGTCGACCTTCACCGCCGTGCCCACGACCCTGGACCCCGGCCCGGCACCGGATGCGGCCCGTGGCGGCATCCCCACGATGGACCTCACCCCGGCCATGGCTGTGGCAAAACGCCACCTGCTGTTCGAGCGGAAGGACGGCGAGTGGACCATCAACGGGGTCAGCTGGGCCGGTGTGGAGGCGAGCGGCTTCACGGAGCTGTGCGCCAACCCGCAGCCGTTCTCCGTCGAGCAGTGGACCATCACCAACTCCTCCGGCGGCTGGTTCCACCCCGTGCACATCCACCTGATCAACGGGAAGATCATCGCCCGCAACACCCACGGCGGTATGCCGTTCGCCTGGGAGCAGGGTCCCAAGGACGTCTTCTACGCCGGCGAGGGCGAGTCGGTCACCGCGCTGATCCAGTTCGCCCCGCAACCCCACGGGAACGGCAGGTTCATGGTCCACTGCCACAACATCACCCACGAGGACCACGACATGATGGTGCAGTTCTCCGTGGGCAACCCGACCGACAACGACCCCGTCACGTCCGACCCGGCGGTGCCCGACCCCTTGCCCCCGGACGCCTTTCCCCCGGTTTACCGGCCCGAGCTTCCCCCCGGCACATGA
- a CDS encoding YchJ family metal-binding protein, translating into MNPADPCPCGGGERLGACCGPYLAGELLPTAEATMRSRYTAYVLGDREHLLRTWHPRTRPSSLEIAGPDDDWLGLTVLRVEAGGLDDETGVVEFEARHAGATPSDDAEVMHEVSRFGRRGGRWVYADPE; encoded by the coding sequence GTGAACCCCGCCGACCCCTGTCCCTGCGGCGGCGGCGAGCGGCTCGGCGCGTGCTGCGGTCCCTACCTCGCAGGCGAGCTGCTGCCGACGGCCGAGGCGACCATGCGCTCGCGCTACACCGCCTACGTGCTGGGCGACCGCGAGCACCTCCTGCGCACGTGGCACCCGCGCACGAGGCCTTCCAGCCTCGAGATCGCCGGCCCCGACGACGACTGGCTCGGCCTCACCGTGCTCCGGGTGGAGGCAGGCGGGCTCGACGACGAGACCGGGGTCGTGGAGTTCGAGGCGCGGCACGCGGGCGCCACACCCTCGGACGACGCCGAGGTGATGCACGAGGTCAGCCGCTTCGGGCGGCGGGGCGGCCGCTGGGTCTACGCCGACCCCGAGTGA
- a CDS encoding AEC family transporter → MTGVLEGFATIAVVVAVGWLLAHLDILDATAQNVLSRLAFYVASPALLVVVMARTPLSAVFSANLVSSVGSVVVTVLVYLALSRWRWPTPLGESTIGALCASYVNAGNLGIPIALYVLGDVSLMAPTLLLQLLIITPVAMALLDADARGTRPTLGRSLGRVLRNPVTIGALVGIVVSAVRSHVPDLVLQPVELLGNLAVPAMLIAFGISLRRGPLPGAGGSWGHVSTLVALKLVVQPVAAVAIGAGLVGLRGNALFAAAVTAALPTAQNIFTYANRYNRGLLLARDAIFVSTLASVPVILVIAAVFELMGR, encoded by the coding sequence GTGACCGGTGTGCTCGAGGGCTTCGCGACGATCGCGGTCGTCGTCGCGGTCGGGTGGCTGCTCGCGCACCTCGACATCCTCGACGCGACCGCACAGAACGTGCTGAGCAGGCTGGCGTTCTACGTCGCCTCGCCTGCCCTGCTGGTCGTCGTCATGGCGCGCACCCCGCTCAGTGCGGTCTTCTCGGCCAACCTCGTCTCGTCGGTGGGGAGCGTGGTGGTCACCGTGCTCGTCTACCTTGCGCTCAGTCGTTGGCGCTGGCCGACTCCGTTGGGAGAGAGCACGATCGGTGCACTGTGCGCCTCCTACGTCAACGCGGGCAACCTCGGCATCCCCATCGCGCTCTATGTGCTCGGCGACGTCTCGCTCATGGCGCCGACCCTGCTCCTGCAGCTGCTGATCATCACCCCGGTCGCGATGGCGCTGCTCGACGCCGACGCGAGGGGGACCCGACCGACCCTCGGCCGCAGCCTCGGGCGGGTCCTGCGCAACCCCGTGACCATCGGCGCCCTCGTCGGCATCGTCGTGTCGGCGGTGCGCAGCCACGTGCCCGACCTCGTGCTCCAGCCGGTCGAGCTGCTCGGCAACCTGGCGGTTCCGGCCATGCTGATCGCCTTCGGCATCTCGCTGCGACGGGGGCCGCTGCCCGGAGCCGGGGGCTCGTGGGGTCACGTGAGCACGCTGGTGGCCCTCAAGCTCGTCGTGCAGCCGGTGGCCGCTGTGGCGATCGGGGCGGGGCTCGTGGGTCTGCGGGGGAACGCGCTCTTCGCGGCGGCGGTGACGGCAGCCCTGCCGACGGCGCAGAACATCTTCACCTACGCCAACCGCTACAACCGGGGGCTGCTGCTGGCTCGCGACGCGATCTTCGTCAGCACCCTGGCCTCGGTGCCGGTCATCCTCGTCATCGCCGCCGTCTTCGAGCTCATGGGCCGGTGA
- a CDS encoding MFS transporter yields the protein MVWFGVVSLTADMVYEGARSMYGPVLAALGASATAVGLVTGAGEAMALVLRLVFGPLADRTGAYWGLTTLGYGLTAFCVPLLAVAPRLGGLGLAAAAVLILLERSGKAIRSPSKSALLAHAATSVGRGRGFGVHKALDQIGAFAGPLLVAGVVAATGSIWPGLAVLAIPGAVAMVLLAVIRRAVPDPSVYDPTPTPPAAQPVLGRGVREWFGTAVGAGLPRTFFAYAVAASLTTGGLVTFGIIGYHLVIDHLVPVASVPVVYAGAMLVEAVAALVVGAVYDRTGGRALTVVPVLVAAVPALALTRTLWVALLGVALWGFAYGVQDSTVKALVAELVDAPRRATAYGVFAGIQGAFAIVGGGVSGWLYDRSLTALVVVVGLSQALALLLFIRTARRLPGRQQ from the coding sequence GTGGTGTGGTTCGGTGTCGTCTCGCTCACGGCTGACATGGTCTATGAAGGCGCCCGCTCCATGTACGGCCCCGTCCTTGCAGCCCTCGGGGCCAGCGCGACCGCCGTGGGCCTGGTCACTGGTGCTGGCGAGGCCATGGCCCTGGTCCTTCGCCTCGTCTTCGGTCCCCTGGCGGACCGGACCGGCGCCTACTGGGGGCTGACGACCCTCGGCTACGGCCTTACCGCTTTCTGCGTGCCGCTTCTGGCGGTCGCCCCCCGGCTCGGCGGTCTGGGACTGGCCGCTGCCGCGGTGCTGATCCTGCTCGAGCGGTCGGGCAAGGCAATCCGCAGCCCCAGCAAGTCGGCGTTGCTGGCACACGCCGCGACCTCGGTCGGCCGGGGCCGCGGCTTCGGCGTCCACAAGGCTCTTGACCAGATTGGTGCCTTCGCCGGGCCGTTGCTGGTCGCCGGTGTCGTGGCGGCCACCGGGTCGATCTGGCCCGGCCTGGCCGTATTGGCCATCCCCGGCGCGGTCGCCATGGTCCTGCTTGCCGTGATCCGACGGGCAGTGCCGGACCCCAGCGTCTACGACCCGACGCCCACGCCTCCTGCAGCACAACCCGTCTTGGGCCGAGGGGTACGCGAATGGTTCGGGACGGCGGTGGGGGCGGGCCTGCCACGGACCTTCTTCGCCTATGCCGTGGCCGCCAGCCTCACCACCGGTGGCTTGGTGACATTCGGGATCATCGGCTACCACCTCGTCATCGACCACCTGGTCCCGGTTGCGTCGGTGCCCGTGGTGTACGCGGGCGCCATGCTCGTCGAGGCGGTCGCCGCTCTTGTCGTCGGCGCGGTCTACGACCGGACCGGAGGCAGGGCCCTGACGGTGGTTCCGGTCCTGGTCGCCGCTGTGCCCGCCCTGGCCCTGACCCGGACCCTGTGGGTAGCGCTGCTCGGCGTGGCGCTCTGGGGTTTCGCCTACGGCGTCCAGGACTCGACGGTCAAAGCGCTGGTCGCCGAGCTCGTCGACGCACCCCGCCGGGCGACGGCCTACGGCGTGTTCGCGGGAATCCAAGGAGCGTTCGCGATCGTCGGGGGCGGTGTCTCGGGCTGGCTCTACGACAGGTCGCTCACCGCACTGGTCGTCGTCGTGGGTCTCAGCCAGGCACTGGCCCTGCTCCTCTTCATCCGGACGGCACGCCGCCTACCTGGGCGACAACAGTGA